A genomic segment from Polyangium mundeleinium encodes:
- a CDS encoding Zn-binding domain-containing protein: MIDALLALLGEWSRLAQAKPIRTSLGGMAVALAILLYLGALAKARFELRAVRVSTGPLFALAGLVVFALSLVVAIVDALLAHYDMRLIEERVLLLLAPGEGREAYEALRRILALAAGGRFVLPGPVHLPLALLLGAAVYLGLVFWAARTLEELGSLEQKPDDVLARERLEQQKAIAKALAEGRPLPVKPVESAPLADDRFGRVFKLLGHWTSVEYVEARFVRWQGPLVWALAGLAALALPAALAGHFSAPLWVGAAIALDGLRRNLATRTKSPDPPEAEKKEEPPAPKPELRPLVEAIHAAQGPLLLPPETPGLEPARISPGTDLRAKRLLDDLSRELGAAKGLYVHQGLACDAFEDRKNILLCTPPLSGKTTTLDLLLFYALLVEAENVLWLAPSAAAARVAERRVLARAEALRWKWNVHAANIASGAGAADPTHASPSLVFADPEGVHRELCGRQKEWSAFLGGLGLVILPDLEEWHGAPGAHLALLLRRLRRAAARASSRTVERGERIRFLCTADPSFRDLGQLGERLVGRPMLVLGPEVDGAPRPPMISYFLPPRPRAQADVHPAVRALGESLAQGFSAELFGYDDVLSRADVAQANEWTLGRDVATRGRAFAEERHELSRALSEAEVVIARVRAATYGKSPILAAHVGFRAATVPEARVAALGAGERVGKAIAPPKPEPKEVSPDQPETPQSPGELQADAIAQTDLERKVLVLWQPDPDPFSSLLAVERPLFRHPDLDLGCALVVDPLAEAIQRAHLRAALVEASWSEDELAADFSRPLVQNELSPAEGTSLEATRLARTVHTVLDPETGERREVLRVSAAGEAHPALCFDVAAEPARLVDRHTGEVLYGVERARMLSAAYPGRIFVFRGGRYVVKPASEQDGLAAGRVACEREERLLITSPIREVSVTPIERRKDASPKEGREGERAERRAEPLRSLGGAPFVFERRLVEVEEQSLGLRRHGPDGKPRDVTLYAEPLVHRYATKAAVLALPETSFGAIGEGTLHALVHLFRVTLPAFVWCREEDLLIVRAARFGAAGTPAIAFVDAHPGGVGFSEAVTLDVLRVVAGFSLAIVERCPARCAAPEGCPSCLQIPQCHAAPGDETKLDKRGVRELLGKILGRS, translated from the coding sequence GTGATCGACGCGCTCCTCGCGCTCCTCGGCGAATGGTCGCGCCTCGCCCAGGCCAAACCCATTCGCACGAGCCTCGGCGGCATGGCCGTCGCCCTCGCCATCCTCCTTTACCTGGGCGCCCTCGCCAAAGCCCGCTTCGAACTCCGCGCCGTCCGCGTCTCCACCGGCCCTCTGTTCGCCCTCGCCGGCCTCGTCGTCTTCGCGCTCTCGCTCGTCGTGGCGATCGTCGACGCCCTGCTCGCCCATTACGACATGCGGTTGATCGAGGAGCGCGTGCTTTTGCTCCTCGCGCCGGGGGAGGGGCGGGAAGCATACGAGGCTTTGCGCCGGATCCTCGCCCTCGCCGCGGGCGGGCGATTCGTGCTCCCCGGCCCCGTGCATTTGCCGCTCGCCTTGCTCCTCGGCGCCGCCGTGTACCTCGGCCTCGTTTTCTGGGCCGCGCGTACGCTCGAAGAGCTCGGCTCGCTCGAACAGAAGCCCGACGACGTCCTCGCGCGCGAGCGGCTCGAACAGCAAAAAGCCATCGCCAAGGCGCTCGCCGAGGGCCGGCCGCTCCCGGTCAAACCCGTCGAGAGCGCGCCGCTCGCCGACGATCGTTTTGGCCGCGTCTTCAAGCTCCTCGGCCACTGGACGAGCGTCGAATACGTCGAGGCGCGTTTCGTACGTTGGCAAGGTCCGCTCGTGTGGGCCCTGGCTGGCCTCGCCGCGCTCGCCCTCCCGGCCGCGCTCGCGGGACATTTTTCGGCCCCGCTCTGGGTCGGCGCCGCGATTGCGCTCGACGGCCTGCGCAGAAACCTCGCGACCCGTACGAAAAGCCCCGACCCGCCCGAGGCCGAAAAAAAGGAAGAACCGCCCGCGCCGAAGCCCGAGCTCCGCCCGCTCGTCGAGGCCATTCACGCGGCCCAGGGCCCCTTGCTCCTTCCCCCCGAGACGCCCGGCCTCGAGCCCGCCCGTATCTCGCCCGGGACTGATTTACGCGCCAAACGTCTGCTCGACGATCTCTCACGCGAGCTCGGCGCCGCAAAGGGGCTCTACGTCCACCAGGGCCTCGCGTGTGATGCCTTCGAGGACCGCAAGAACATCCTCCTTTGCACGCCGCCTCTGTCGGGAAAAACCACGACCCTCGACCTGCTCCTGTTTTACGCGCTCCTCGTCGAGGCCGAGAACGTCCTTTGGCTCGCGCCCTCCGCGGCCGCCGCGCGCGTGGCCGAGCGGCGTGTCCTCGCGCGGGCCGAGGCCTTGCGCTGGAAATGGAACGTCCACGCCGCGAACATCGCGTCCGGCGCAGGCGCGGCCGATCCGACGCACGCATCGCCCTCGCTCGTCTTCGCCGACCCCGAAGGCGTGCACCGCGAGCTTTGCGGCCGGCAAAAAGAATGGTCCGCGTTCCTCGGCGGCCTCGGCCTCGTCATCCTCCCGGACCTCGAAGAATGGCACGGCGCCCCCGGCGCGCACCTCGCCTTGCTCCTCCGCCGCCTCCGCCGCGCCGCCGCGCGCGCCTCCTCTCGCACGGTCGAACGCGGCGAGCGGATTCGTTTCCTTTGCACGGCCGATCCTTCCTTCCGCGACCTTGGCCAGCTCGGCGAGCGCCTCGTCGGCCGCCCCATGCTCGTGCTCGGCCCCGAGGTCGACGGCGCCCCGCGTCCGCCGATGATCTCGTATTTCCTCCCCCCGCGCCCGCGCGCCCAGGCCGACGTCCACCCCGCCGTGCGTGCGCTCGGCGAATCCCTCGCGCAGGGTTTTTCCGCGGAGCTCTTCGGGTACGACGACGTCCTCTCGCGGGCCGACGTCGCGCAGGCAAACGAATGGACCCTCGGCCGCGACGTCGCGACGCGCGGCCGCGCCTTCGCCGAAGAACGCCACGAGCTCTCGCGCGCCCTCTCCGAGGCCGAAGTCGTCATCGCCCGCGTCCGCGCCGCGACGTACGGAAAGAGCCCGATCCTCGCCGCCCACGTGGGCTTCCGCGCCGCCACCGTCCCCGAAGCGCGCGTCGCCGCCCTCGGCGCTGGCGAGCGTGTTGGCAAGGCCATCGCGCCTCCGAAGCCCGAGCCCAAAGAGGTTTCGCCGGACCAACCCGAAACCCCGCAATCGCCTGGCGAGCTCCAGGCCGACGCCATCGCGCAGACGGATCTCGAACGGAAAGTCCTCGTCCTCTGGCAGCCCGATCCCGACCCGTTCTCCTCGCTCCTCGCGGTCGAGCGCCCGCTCTTCCGCCACCCCGACCTCGACCTCGGCTGCGCGCTCGTCGTCGATCCGCTCGCCGAGGCCATTCAACGCGCGCACCTCCGGGCGGCGCTCGTCGAGGCCTCGTGGAGCGAGGACGAGCTCGCCGCGGACTTCTCGCGCCCCCTCGTGCAAAACGAGCTTTCCCCCGCGGAAGGCACTTCCCTTGAGGCCACGCGCCTCGCGCGGACCGTGCACACCGTCCTCGATCCGGAGACCGGCGAGCGCCGTGAGGTCCTCCGGGTCTCCGCGGCCGGCGAGGCGCACCCGGCCCTTTGCTTCGACGTCGCGGCCGAGCCTGCGCGGCTCGTCGATCGCCACACGGGCGAGGTCCTCTACGGCGTCGAGCGCGCGCGTATGCTCTCGGCCGCGTATCCCGGCCGTATCTTCGTCTTCCGCGGCGGCCGGTACGTGGTCAAACCCGCCTCCGAGCAGGACGGCCTCGCCGCCGGCCGCGTCGCGTGCGAGCGCGAGGAGCGCTTGCTCATCACGAGCCCCATTCGCGAGGTCTCCGTCACGCCGATCGAGCGCCGCAAAGATGCCTCGCCCAAGGAGGGCAGGGAAGGGGAGCGTGCCGAGCGCCGCGCCGAGCCGCTCCGATCGCTCGGCGGCGCGCCGTTCGTCTTCGAGCGTAGGCTCGTCGAGGTCGAGGAGCAGAGCCTCGGCCTGCGCCGCCACGGCCCCGACGGAAAGCCGCGAGACGTGACCCTCTATGCCGAGCCGCTCGTGCATCGTTATGCCACGAAGGCCGCGGTCCTCGCCCTGCCCGAGACCTCGTTCGGCGCGATCGGCGAGGGCACGCTCCACGCGCTCGTGCACCTCTTCCGCGTCACCTTGCCCGCATTCGTGTGGTGCCGCGAGGAAGACCTGCTCATCGTGCGCGCCGCGCGTTTTGGCGCTGCTGGGACACCTGCGATCGCGTTTGTCGACGCGCATCCGGGCGGCGTGGGTTTCTCCGAGGCGGTGACGCTCGACGTCCTGCGCGTGGTCGCCGGGTTTTCCCTGGCGATCGTCGAGCGATGCCCGGCGCGCTGCGCCGCGCCGGAAGGGTGCCCCTCGTGCTTGCAAATCCCGCAATGCCACGCGGCGCCGGGGGACGAGACGAAGCTCGACAAGCGGGGGGTGCGGGAGCTGCTCGGAAAGATCCTCGGCCGGAGCTAG
- a CDS encoding CehA/McbA family metallohydrolase translates to MRVSSPFVLALTALAASCAAGPTGPTGAPASDPPEEPPAPVVPREVPVEPPSGALGTAAPVASRENVPLKGLRVDARPGDFVLSHAGRVAVVSERGHLIDYGPEGGADGMVSLQSVLQMGLGVAATDVVRVELVGEKKNVVRVDRSVRGQPLSHVSFYFFGPGDALWIESVAVAAPEIEPVDPGPVGAAKRLPALAVTLGENIHWGNVPTWVEGVGLVASALQMRTEFVARHSLGTAYALCSAEGPLFARFGSPEYGFFEAAFTGERVVPVVHAGASERRRVAVTLSERSSGDAALALPCRAPATRRRVSIPTLPVRGARVELARCDAAGRRRVYAELAADERMFGKTDRGIDLPEGCIDARLVAPGHAPGPWIRAESIAAEAARAKPSAGRLRIAATEGGKPVPARLLVRGKDGTPDPDWGDEPLAGAALNVVYLDRGERDLFLPPGKYHVALTRGFSYTAHEEDIEVAAGRDVSVRAKLEHVVDTKGFVSADLHLHAEPSPDAPAPLAERVRSLVSVGVDVAVATDHNAVTDYGPTIREMGLASDLMSIVGDEVTSPAWGHFNVFPLLPASLPLPWIGVLPAEIFAAARTQKPYGTSTLLQVNHPRWGGIGYFELLRLDTDDLRGWLDRSPIADMGFDLLEVYNGDHSRYIAGVEPVMRDWYALLDAGFRVVGTGNSDSHKLVYHEAGLPRNMVFVGNDGNVPVSEAAFVDALRKGNVSVSGGPFVRIEVGGKAMGETIAPGEAEVVVRVDAPPWIEVDRIELVKRGKTLRTFPFAGRKGPIEQRSRETFEKGDWILAIARGSKPMDAYVPGVPPLSFTNPVFVR, encoded by the coding sequence ATGCGTGTCTCCTCCCCGTTCGTCCTCGCGCTCACCGCGCTCGCCGCCTCCTGCGCAGCCGGGCCCACGGGCCCCACGGGCGCTCCTGCCTCGGATCCTCCCGAGGAGCCGCCGGCGCCCGTCGTCCCGCGCGAGGTCCCCGTCGAACCGCCGAGCGGCGCGCTCGGCACCGCCGCGCCCGTCGCGTCGCGCGAAAACGTCCCGCTGAAAGGTTTGCGGGTCGACGCTCGCCCGGGTGATTTCGTCCTCTCGCACGCGGGCCGCGTCGCCGTCGTCTCCGAGCGCGGCCACCTCATCGATTATGGCCCCGAGGGCGGCGCGGATGGAATGGTCTCCCTGCAATCCGTCCTTCAGATGGGCCTCGGCGTCGCAGCCACCGACGTCGTCCGCGTGGAGCTCGTCGGCGAAAAGAAAAACGTCGTCCGCGTGGATCGCTCTGTGCGTGGACAGCCCCTCTCGCACGTGAGTTTTTATTTCTTCGGCCCGGGGGATGCGCTCTGGATCGAGAGCGTCGCCGTTGCCGCGCCCGAGATCGAGCCGGTCGATCCGGGCCCCGTCGGCGCCGCCAAGCGTCTCCCCGCGCTCGCCGTCACCCTCGGCGAGAACATCCACTGGGGCAATGTGCCCACCTGGGTCGAGGGCGTCGGCCTCGTCGCCAGTGCCTTGCAGATGCGGACCGAGTTCGTCGCCCGCCACAGCCTCGGCACCGCGTACGCCTTGTGCTCCGCGGAGGGCCCGCTCTTCGCCCGCTTCGGCTCGCCCGAATACGGGTTTTTCGAGGCCGCCTTCACTGGCGAGCGCGTCGTCCCCGTCGTCCACGCGGGCGCCTCCGAGCGACGTCGTGTCGCCGTCACCTTGAGCGAGCGCTCCTCCGGCGACGCCGCGCTCGCCTTGCCCTGCCGCGCCCCCGCCACCCGCCGCCGCGTCTCGATTCCCACGCTTCCCGTGCGCGGCGCACGCGTCGAGCTCGCCCGCTGCGACGCGGCCGGCCGCCGCCGCGTTTATGCCGAGCTCGCGGCCGACGAGCGCATGTTTGGCAAGACAGACCGCGGGATCGACTTGCCCGAGGGCTGCATCGACGCCCGCCTCGTCGCCCCGGGCCACGCCCCCGGCCCGTGGATCCGTGCCGAATCCATCGCCGCCGAAGCCGCCCGCGCCAAACCCTCCGCCGGGCGTCTCCGGATTGCCGCGACCGAAGGGGGAAAACCCGTCCCTGCGCGGCTCCTCGTGCGCGGCAAGGACGGCACCCCCGATCCCGACTGGGGCGACGAGCCCCTCGCGGGCGCGGCCCTCAACGTCGTGTACCTCGACCGCGGCGAGCGTGACCTCTTCCTCCCGCCTGGCAAATACCACGTCGCCCTCACGCGCGGCTTTTCGTACACGGCCCACGAGGAGGACATCGAAGTGGCCGCGGGTCGCGACGTCTCCGTCCGCGCCAAGCTCGAACATGTCGTCGATACAAAAGGGTTCGTCTCGGCCGACCTGCACCTCCACGCCGAACCTTCCCCCGACGCTCCCGCGCCGCTCGCCGAGCGCGTCCGCAGCCTCGTCTCCGTGGGGGTCGACGTCGCGGTGGCCACCGATCACAACGCCGTCACCGATTACGGCCCCACGATCCGCGAAATGGGGCTCGCCTCGGATCTCATGAGCATCGTCGGCGACGAGGTCACCTCGCCGGCCTGGGGCCATTTCAACGTCTTCCCGCTCCTGCCCGCGTCCCTGCCGCTCCCCTGGATCGGCGTCCTGCCGGCCGAGATCTTCGCCGCCGCGCGCACACAAAAACCCTATGGCACGAGCACGCTCCTCCAGGTGAACCACCCGCGCTGGGGCGGCATCGGCTATTTCGAGCTCCTCCGCCTCGATACGGACGACCTCCGGGGCTGGCTCGACCGCTCCCCGATCGCCGACATGGGCTTTGACCTGCTCGAGGTCTACAACGGCGACCATTCCCGTTACATCGCCGGCGTGGAGCCGGTCATGCGCGACTGGTATGCGCTGCTCGACGCCGGCTTCCGCGTCGTCGGCACGGGAAACTCCGACTCGCACAAGCTCGTCTACCACGAGGCGGGTTTGCCCCGGAACATGGTGTTCGTCGGGAACGACGGAAACGTCCCGGTCTCCGAGGCGGCCTTCGTGGACGCGCTGCGGAAGGGAAACGTCAGCGTCTCGGGAGGGCCGTTCGTCCGGATCGAGGTCGGCGGAAAAGCAATGGGCGAGACGATCGCGCCGGGCGAGGCCGAGGTCGTCGTGCGCGTCGACGCGCCGCCGTGGATCGAGGTCGATCGGATCGAGCTCGTCAAGCGCGGAAAAACCTTGCGGACCTTCCCGTTCGCCGGCCGCAAGGGCCCGATCGAGCAACGCAGCCGCGAGACCTTCGAGAAGGGCGACTGGATCCTCGCCATCGCCCGCGGGAGCAAGCCCATGGACGCCTACGTGCCCGGCGTCCCGCCGCTCTCGTTCACGAACCCGGTGTTCGTGCGTTGA
- a CDS encoding SDR family NAD(P)-dependent oxidoreductase gives MDLELQGSVVFVTGASGGIGNEICRAFLEEGASVVAFSRHGMPEGDRARAVSLMGDVRDPAAVDQAMRDAEATFGRVDVCVACAGIWPPDATPLHEMDPARARDVVETNLLGALWTARAFLASLARKGPREDERGASLVFVGSTAGRFGERGHSEYAASKAGLRGLMLSLKNEIVSLDPRGRVNLVEPGWTVTPMVEACLAQHGALEATLRTMPLRKLATPTDVARAVLFLSSPAMAGHLSGEALLVAGGMEGRVLW, from the coding sequence GTGGATCTGGAACTACAGGGCTCCGTCGTCTTCGTGACCGGCGCCTCCGGCGGCATCGGCAACGAGATATGCCGCGCGTTCCTCGAGGAGGGCGCCTCCGTCGTCGCCTTTTCGCGCCACGGCATGCCCGAAGGCGACCGCGCGCGCGCCGTCTCGCTCATGGGCGACGTGCGTGATCCCGCCGCCGTGGACCAAGCCATGCGCGACGCCGAAGCGACGTTCGGTCGGGTTGACGTCTGCGTCGCGTGCGCCGGCATCTGGCCGCCCGACGCGACGCCGCTGCACGAGATGGATCCCGCCCGCGCCCGCGACGTGGTCGAGACGAACCTGCTCGGCGCCCTTTGGACCGCGCGCGCATTCCTCGCCTCCCTCGCGCGAAAAGGCCCCCGCGAAGATGAACGCGGCGCGAGCCTCGTCTTCGTCGGCTCCACCGCCGGTCGTTTCGGCGAACGCGGGCACAGCGAGTATGCGGCAAGCAAGGCTGGGCTCCGGGGCCTCATGCTTTCGCTGAAGAACGAGATCGTATCGCTCGATCCGCGCGGCCGCGTGAACCTGGTCGAACCGGGCTGGACCGTGACGCCGATGGTCGAGGCGTGCCTCGCGCAGCACGGCGCGCTCGAGGCCACGCTGCGGACCATGCCGCTTCGAAAGCTCGCGACCCCGACGGACGTCGCGCGGGCGGTCCTGTTTCTTTCGTCTCCCGCGATGGCGGGGCACCTCTCGGGCGAGGCGCTCCTCGTCGCCGGCGGAATGGAGGGGCGCGTGCTCTGGTGA
- a CDS encoding CBS domain-containing protein: protein MGTRRIVRTYMTRSPLTVPRTTTMARAMKLLDEHGFRHLPIIDEAGKLIGLLSERELKIVENMRVVDAGMACVEDFILGPPYSVSPETPLAEVTRTMAEKKYGSAVVVEGDTVVGLFTTVDALRALTTMLDEVEGD from the coding sequence ATGGGAACGCGCCGCATCGTCCGCACATACATGACCCGGAGCCCGCTGACCGTCCCGCGTACGACCACCATGGCGCGCGCGATGAAGCTGCTCGACGAGCACGGCTTCCGGCACCTGCCCATCATCGACGAGGCCGGCAAGCTCATCGGCCTTTTGTCGGAGCGCGAGCTCAAGATCGTGGAGAACATGCGCGTCGTCGACGCGGGCATGGCCTGCGTCGAGGACTTCATCCTGGGCCCGCCCTACAGCGTCTCGCCCGAGACGCCGCTCGCCGAGGTCACGCGCACCATGGCCGAGAAGAAATACGGCTCGGCCGTGGTCGTCGAGGGCGATACGGTCGTGGGGCTCTTCACGACGGTGGACGCACTCCGGGCCCTGACCACGATGCTCGACGAGGTCGAGGGCGACTAG
- a CDS encoding L,D-transpeptidase yields the protein MDARRTPLNEVPRARFFAFALALAAFVGCGAPDEPPGRSVEGPDPAVPAASLASGGALPLPPQPSAVSEPEPEGPAPADLEPGQGHELASIAMRNFVYIAPDYQSTRLGYLRAGAIVPRAAEPAGFKRCKGGFYRIHPRGYVCVGTGATLDTKHPIALAAVRGPRRGEPFPYHYVVSRSPPPHLYVHLPTPEEQHTVEGRPLGARGMNDWIMQEIGRTIGDADPISAFLESGRDLPKPAGAEEKVRFHAHRGRAKARSAFGLMASFDWTGRRFGLTTELDLVPIDRTRPAHVSELRGVVFKAPGVPAFVMHQGLRALRPDEEGKLRPAEYVPFRSGWVLTGRASSGGTHRAEGKPGEALAAYLETTEGVWLAASSLRIGRLGQDLWGHAKRGKRWIDISIELQMLVAYEGNTPVFATLVSTGKGGLSDPEITGATVQGTFFVQSKHVTATMDGDPASEAAFELHDVPYVQYFHQNYAIHGSYWHDEFGKARSNGCVNVSPADAAWLFEFTDPPVPAAWHGAMTPAGGTLVYVHP from the coding sequence GTGGACGCGCGCCGAACGCCCCTGAACGAGGTGCCGCGAGCGCGATTCTTCGCGTTCGCCCTGGCACTCGCCGCGTTCGTCGGGTGCGGCGCGCCCGACGAGCCGCCGGGACGCTCTGTCGAGGGGCCGGATCCGGCCGTGCCCGCGGCGTCGCTCGCTTCGGGCGGCGCGCTTCCGCTCCCGCCCCAGCCCTCGGCCGTGAGCGAGCCCGAGCCCGAGGGCCCCGCGCCGGCGGACCTCGAGCCGGGCCAGGGCCACGAACTCGCCAGCATCGCGATGCGCAACTTCGTGTACATCGCGCCCGATTACCAGTCCACGCGCCTCGGATACCTGCGCGCCGGCGCCATCGTCCCGCGCGCCGCCGAGCCCGCCGGCTTTAAGCGATGCAAGGGCGGTTTTTATCGGATCCACCCGCGTGGCTACGTCTGCGTGGGCACGGGCGCGACGCTCGACACGAAGCACCCGATCGCCCTCGCCGCCGTCCGCGGCCCGCGCCGGGGCGAACCTTTCCCGTACCATTACGTCGTCTCGCGCAGCCCCCCGCCGCATCTCTACGTCCACCTCCCCACGCCCGAGGAGCAACACACCGTCGAGGGCCGTCCGCTCGGCGCCCGGGGCATGAATGACTGGATCATGCAGGAGATTGGCAGGACGATCGGCGACGCCGATCCGATCTCCGCGTTCCTCGAATCCGGCCGTGATTTGCCGAAGCCCGCGGGCGCCGAGGAGAAGGTCCGGTTCCACGCGCACCGCGGTCGCGCGAAGGCGCGATCGGCCTTCGGGCTGATGGCCTCCTTCGATTGGACGGGCCGCCGCTTCGGCCTCACGACCGAGCTCGACCTCGTGCCGATCGATCGTACGCGGCCCGCGCACGTCTCCGAGCTGCGCGGCGTCGTCTTCAAGGCCCCGGGCGTGCCGGCGTTCGTCATGCACCAGGGCCTCCGCGCGCTCCGGCCCGACGAAGAGGGCAAGCTCCGGCCCGCGGAGTACGTCCCTTTCCGGAGCGGATGGGTGCTCACGGGGCGCGCGTCGAGCGGCGGCACGCACCGCGCCGAGGGCAAACCGGGCGAGGCGCTCGCGGCCTACCTGGAGACCACCGAGGGAGTGTGGCTCGCGGCGAGCAGCCTGCGGATCGGCCGGCTCGGGCAGGATCTATGGGGCCACGCGAAGCGGGGCAAGCGCTGGATCGACATCTCGATCGAGTTGCAGATGCTCGTCGCGTACGAAGGAAATACGCCGGTGTTCGCCACGCTCGTCTCCACCGGCAAGGGCGGGCTCTCGGACCCGGAGATCACGGGCGCCACGGTCCAGGGCACGTTTTTCGTGCAATCGAAGCACGTCACGGCGACGATGGACGGCGATCCGGCGAGCGAGGCCGCCTTCGAGCTCCACGACGTGCCTTACGTCCAGTACTTCCACCAGAATTACGCCATTCACGGCTCTTACTGGCACGACGAATTTGGCAAGGCGCGCAGCAATGGTTGCGTGAACGTTTCGCCCGCGGATGCGGCCTGGCTCTTCGAGTTTACCGATCCCCCCGTCCCGGCCGCGTGGCACGGCGCGATGACCCCCGCCGGCGGCACGCTCGTGTACGTCCACCCCTGA